One Scomber scombrus chromosome 1, fScoSco1.1, whole genome shotgun sequence DNA segment encodes these proteins:
- the LOC133981257 gene encoding xaa-Pro dipeptidase-like: MAASPKPVYWLGKETLRVSAALFAENRGKLCNGLKAKDGLVSKSVVVLQGGEQKQRYCTDTDLLFRQESFFHWAFGVTEPDCYGAIDVDSGKSILFVPKLPESYGTWMGEIYPKEHFKKKYAVDEVQYACDIADVLTNLSPAVLLTLRGQNTDSGSICREASFEGISRFQVNNTLLHPVIVECRLTKTDMELEVLRYTNRISSEAHKMIMKHVKPGQKEYEMESLFQHYCYTKGGMRHTSYTCICGTGNNSSVLHYGHAGAPNDKTIADGDMCLFDMGGEYYCYSSDITCSFPANGKFTADQRAIYEAVLKSSLAVMAAIKPGVKWTEMHRLADRVHLEELVKIGILNGNLEDMMKVHMGSVFMPHGLGHLLGIDVHDVGGYPEGVERIDEPGLRSLRMGRLVQERMVLTVEPGIYFINHLLDQALANPAQSCFINNQVLARFRGFGGVRIEDDIAVTANGMELLTCVPRTVEEIEAFMSDSAKDFSPVVSSEK; the protein is encoded by the exons ATGGCTGCATCACCAAA ACCTGTCTACTGGCTCGGTAAGGAGACCCTGAGGGTGTCTGCTGCCCTCTTTGCTGAGAACCGTGGAAAACTGTGCAACGGGCTGAAAGCCAAAGATGGATTGGTGTCAAAGTCTGTTGTGGTGCTGCAGGGAGGAGAGCAGAAACAGAGGTACTGCACGGACACAGACCTCCTTTTCAGACAG GAGTCTTTCTTCCACTGGGCTTTTGGAGTAACCGAACCCGACTGCTACGGAGCCATTGATGTGGACTCAGGGAAATCCATCCTTTTTGTTCCCAAACTGCCTGAAAGCTATGGCACTTGGATGGGAGA GATCTATCCTAAAGAGCACTTCAAGAAGAAGTATGCTGTTGATGAGGTGCAATACGCCTGTGAT ATTGCTGATGTCCTCACCAACCTGAGTCCAGCAGTTCTCCTAACACTG CGAGGACAGAACACAGATAGTGGGAGCATCTGCCGTGAAGCTTCCTTTGAAGGAATTAGCCG CTTCCAAGTGAACAACACTCTTTTACACCCAGTCATTGTGGAGTG CCGCCTGACTAAGACAGATATGGAGCTGGAAGTCCTGCGCTACACCAACAGGATTTCCAGTGAAGCCCACAAAATG ATCATGAAGCATGTGAAACCTGGACAGAAAGAATATGAAATGGAGAG CCTGTTCCAGCACTACTGCTACACCAAAGGAGGAATGCGTCACACCTCGTACACCTGTATCTGTGGAAC GGGCAATAATTCCTCTGTTCTCCACTATGGTCATGCTGGAGCTCCCAATGACAAGACAATTGCAGATGGAGACATGTG TCTTTTCGACATGGGTGGAGAGTACTATTGCTACTCCTCAGACATCACCTGCTCCTTCCCAGCCAATGGGAAGTTCACTGCAGACCAGAGAGCCATCTATGAGGCAGTCCTCAAGTCCTCCCTAGCCGTCATGGCTGCCATCAAACCAG GTGTGAAGTGGACTGAAATGCACCGCCTGGCTGACCGGGTTCACCTGGAGGAGCTGGTGAAGATCGGCATCCTGAATGGCAACTTGGAGGACATGATGAAGGTCCACATGGGCTCCGTCTTCATGCCTCACGGCCTGGGACACCTGCTGGGCATTGACGTGCACGATGTGGGAGGCTACCCTGAG GGGGTGGAGCGTATAGACGAGCCTGGACTAAGGAGTCTTCGAATGGGCCGCCTGGTGCAGGAGCGGATGGTCCTCACCGTGGAGCCTGGTATATACTTTATCAACCACCTGCTGGATCAGGCCCTGGCCAACCCTGCACAGAGCTGCTTCATCAACAATCAAGTGCTGGCTCGTTTCCGTGGCTTCGGAGGG GTTCGCATTGAAGATGACATTGCAGTAACAGCGAATGGTATGGAGCTGCTGACCTGCGTCCCTCGTACTGTGGAGGAGATTGAGGCTTTCATGAGCGACTCTGCAAAAGACTTCAGCCCCGTCGTCAGCAGTGAGAAATGA